The following are from one region of the Escherichia sp. E4742 genome:
- a CDS encoding putative zinc ribbon protein yields MNGIKTGLGITPGEHIISADSALSRNIWHCFCLSCHGRLILQTDAQETWFEHDLHALTAQQKAACVVLNPEKSHPYIEDMAIFLSPLSVVLEWHCVMCERLFHGKKFCEACGSGIYCRATCTKYVYRYQPDLHRDLE; encoded by the coding sequence ATGAACGGTATAAAAACGGGGCTGGGGATCACGCCGGGTGAGCACATTATCAGTGCAGACTCTGCGCTCAGCAGAAATATCTGGCATTGTTTCTGCCTTTCCTGTCATGGCCGGTTGATTTTGCAGACAGATGCTCAGGAGACGTGGTTTGAGCACGATTTACATGCCCTGACCGCGCAACAGAAGGCAGCCTGCGTGGTGCTGAATCCGGAAAAATCCCATCCTTACATTGAAGATATGGCGATATTTTTATCACCATTATCGGTCGTGCTGGAGTGGCATTGTGTGATGTGCGAGAGGCTTTTTCATGGGAAGAAGTTCTGTGAGGCCTGTGGTTCGGGGATTTATTGCAGAGCGACATGTACGAAGTATGTTTACAGGTACCAGCCAGATTTGCACCGGGACCTAGAGTGA
- a CDS encoding PapB/FocB family fimbrial expression transcriptional regulator has product MVVAKKEHNLFLRVNRDKLIARTKQGWLVSGLIPEAQFWLLINASSIRSDKVVNALFDFLVNGLSRKESCARYNVNSGHFSIGLGRLQQLSHTAAKLSVFYQC; this is encoded by the coding sequence ATGGTTGTAGCCAAAAAAGAACATAACTTATTCCTGCGTGTTAATCGTGATAAATTAATAGCACGCACTAAACAAGGATGGCTTGTTTCTGGTCTTATACCTGAAGCACAGTTTTGGTTGTTGATTAATGCCTCTTCAATACGTAGCGATAAAGTAGTTAATGCATTATTTGACTTTCTGGTGAACGGTCTTTCCCGAAAAGAGAGTTGTGCCAGATACAATGTAAATAGCGGGCATTTCAGTATTGGACTGGGGCGACTTCAGCAACTCAGTCATACCGCGGCAAAGCTGTCAGTGTTTTATCAATGCTGA
- the pefC gene encoding PefC/AfrB family outer membrane usher protein, translated as MRKGGVLSRQQILGLSALSLALFSQYSIASDSVPTSHADDDTELNTAFLQGTRVVPSVLKPGMTLPAGQYYVDVLVNNENTGKARLTITPEEEQAGMLCLSSEWLKSANVPVRLDGYASEYNEKAGCYQLARSPYTRVDFNYGNQSLVFSVPQTNIIAKTDPTRWDYGVNAFRLRYDANVMGQSSNGTSANGSGDLKINLGRWVLSSSMNGSRDSNGKTDFSVRDATMSTALSSVRGDLRLGKSFTRSEQFSDFGFYGASLRSNSNMVPWDARGYAPVINGVATTTSRITVTQNGYTVYSRVVQPGPYELRDVRPVGNGDLEVTVEDANGRKTVTRYPVTTLPTQLRAGEMLYEMSVGRRSSSGDLGKPFGDGDKGTFWLGSLGYGLNSTTVSSAAILHNQYRAGGMTLTQSLGVLGAMSVGGGLSHAEYDNKEVKRGHSVSAKYAKSFSDTTNLHLMAYRYQSKGYVEFANFNPQERYSHYNQKSRYEMHVTQQLPWNNSLALSAWREDYWNRSGQAIGANLNTGFTLFDDVSFTVNAGFSRYPYQEKDDYSVSMTMSVPFTVAGVRHYSNSSVSHSSVSGTQYQMSASASPTERFSYGASATASDKGTRTASASMNYGFDMVQTNAGVSQSRDSTSYNAGFSGSVVATAESGLLFTREQNDTMGVVRIPDVPGVRFNGSPETNRKGYTVVSLSDYNQNSIDIDMEDVPDNLELDVTSYSVVPTEKAVVYREFGANYVKRYFLQVKDRQGQILSGGDAKTEQGLSAGFITRNGVLSMSLLIEPKEVKVSLDGGRTCRISMAGIKPGTEKVQEVFCE; from the coding sequence ATGCGAAAGGGGGGTGTTTTGTCTCGCCAACAGATACTGGGGTTATCTGCGCTGAGTCTGGCACTGTTTTCACAATATTCCATCGCCTCGGATTCAGTACCAACATCTCATGCTGATGATGATACTGAGCTGAACACGGCTTTTTTGCAGGGAACCAGAGTGGTGCCATCTGTACTGAAACCCGGTATGACGTTACCGGCGGGGCAGTACTATGTTGATGTGCTGGTCAATAACGAAAACACGGGGAAAGCCCGGCTGACCATCACACCTGAGGAAGAGCAGGCAGGAATGCTGTGCCTGTCTTCGGAATGGCTGAAAAGTGCAAATGTTCCGGTACGTCTGGACGGGTATGCCAGTGAATACAATGAAAAGGCCGGCTGTTATCAGCTTGCCCGTAGTCCGTATACCCGTGTGGATTTTAACTACGGAAATCAGTCGCTGGTCTTCAGCGTGCCGCAGACCAATATCATTGCCAAAACTGACCCGACCCGGTGGGATTACGGGGTCAATGCGTTTCGCCTCCGGTACGATGCAAACGTTATGGGACAGAGCAGTAACGGTACCAGTGCAAACGGCAGTGGGGACCTGAAGATTAACCTGGGGCGCTGGGTGCTGAGCAGCAGTATGAACGGCAGCCGTGACAGTAACGGTAAAACCGATTTTTCTGTCCGGGATGCCACGATGTCCACCGCACTGAGCTCTGTGCGCGGTGACCTGCGACTGGGGAAATCCTTCACCCGCAGTGAACAGTTTTCTGATTTTGGTTTTTATGGGGCGTCACTGCGTTCCAACAGCAATATGGTGCCGTGGGACGCACGGGGTTACGCGCCGGTGATTAACGGCGTGGCCACCACCACGTCCCGTATCACTGTCACCCAGAACGGGTACACCGTGTACTCCCGGGTGGTCCAGCCGGGGCCTTATGAACTCAGGGATGTCCGTCCGGTGGGGAACGGTGACCTGGAAGTGACGGTGGAGGATGCGAATGGCCGGAAGACGGTGACCCGTTACCCGGTGACCACGCTGCCGACACAGTTACGTGCCGGAGAGATGCTGTATGAGATGTCCGTCGGGCGACGTTCGTCTAGTGGCGACCTGGGTAAACCTTTCGGAGACGGGGACAAAGGGACATTCTGGCTGGGCAGTCTGGGATACGGTCTGAACAGCACCACGGTGAGTTCCGCCGCTATTCTGCATAACCAGTACCGGGCCGGCGGAATGACCCTGACCCAGTCCTTAGGGGTACTGGGGGCCATGTCTGTCGGTGGAGGCCTCTCCCATGCGGAGTATGACAACAAAGAGGTGAAGCGCGGGCACTCTGTCAGTGCCAAATACGCCAAGAGCTTTTCTGACACCACCAACCTGCACCTGATGGCCTACCGCTATCAGAGTAAAGGTTATGTGGAGTTTGCGAACTTCAATCCGCAGGAGCGTTACAGCCATTACAACCAGAAGTCCCGGTATGAGATGCACGTGACCCAGCAGCTGCCATGGAACAACAGTCTCGCGCTGTCAGCCTGGCGGGAGGACTACTGGAACCGTTCCGGGCAGGCCATCGGGGCAAACCTGAATACCGGTTTCACGCTGTTTGATGATGTGTCGTTCACGGTGAATGCGGGCTTTAGCCGTTATCCATACCAGGAGAAAGATGATTATTCCGTGTCGATGACGATGAGCGTGCCGTTCACGGTGGCCGGAGTGCGTCATTACAGTAACTCATCCGTCAGCCACAGTTCGGTCTCTGGTACCCAGTATCAGATGTCGGCTTCGGCATCGCCGACAGAACGGTTCTCATACGGTGCCAGTGCAACGGCCTCCGACAAAGGAACCCGCACTGCCTCAGCCAGCATGAACTATGGCTTTGATATGGTGCAGACGAACGCCGGCGTATCTCAGAGCCGCGACAGCACCAGTTACAACGCGGGCTTCTCCGGTTCGGTGGTGGCCACGGCAGAGAGTGGACTGCTGTTCACCCGGGAGCAGAATGACACGATGGGGGTGGTGCGCATTCCGGATGTGCCCGGCGTGCGGTTTAACGGTTCACCGGAGACCAACCGCAAGGGTTACACCGTGGTCAGCCTGTCTGATTACAACCAGAACAGCATCGACATTGATATGGAAGATGTCCCGGATAACCTGGAGCTGGATGTGACCTCCTACAGTGTAGTGCCGACGGAGAAAGCCGTGGTGTACCGCGAATTCGGGGCGAACTATGTCAAACGTTACTTCCTGCAGGTGAAAGACCGCCAGGGTCAGATACTGAGTGGCGGTGACGCGAAGACAGAGCAGGGGCTGAGTGCCGGTTTCATCACCCGTAACGGGGTGCTGTCGATGAGCCTGCTGATTGAGCCGAAAGAAGTGAAAGTGAGCCTGGATGGCGGCAGAACGTGCCGTATTTCCATGGCAGGCATTAAACCCGGAACAGAGAAAGTGCAGGAGGTTTTCTGTGAATAA
- a CDS encoding fimbrial protein, producing MKTGKVWRHICAGMLAGGLMLPLSVVGAVNESINIQVTINNPQPSCSINVPGGDIRNLGALNRSGKDQSHSAFTIEVNCNGNVKTRMKANATSGAVQSDGTRLAVNMGGSTSSAGPFLKLKADNRFVKLRDSDNDWFCTAGTAGNTQRCSVTPVTESSKQTPAGAGSATVAFTIDYFL from the coding sequence ATGAAAACAGGCAAAGTCTGGCGGCATATCTGTGCAGGCATGCTGGCCGGTGGGCTGATGCTGCCCCTGTCTGTCGTCGGGGCGGTAAATGAGTCGATAAACATTCAGGTGACCATTAATAACCCGCAGCCGAGTTGCAGTATTAATGTGCCGGGAGGCGATATCCGGAATCTTGGGGCACTGAACCGGAGCGGAAAAGATCAGAGTCACAGTGCGTTCACGATAGAGGTTAACTGCAACGGCAACGTTAAGACCAGAATGAAAGCCAACGCCACCAGTGGTGCGGTGCAGAGTGATGGTACCCGTCTCGCAGTAAACATGGGGGGCTCCACGTCTTCAGCAGGGCCTTTTCTGAAGCTGAAAGCGGACAACCGTTTTGTGAAACTGCGGGACAGCGATAACGACTGGTTTTGTACTGCCGGGACGGCAGGCAATACACAACGCTGTTCTGTTACGCCAGTGACCGAATCGAGTAAGCAGACACCGGCAGGGGCAGGAAGTGCCACGGTAGCGTTTACCATTGATTATTTTCTGTAA
- a CDS encoding type 1 fimbrial protein, whose amino-acid sequence MMNKYMKKYSCLALLVCGGMAFQAGANPTRVTFNMSVPTPTCTISVKNNASNTIALGELVRGEINKTHNPFVIVADCNGMGGTGRNSLTATAQTNTQQQLMNNNVWVAVKMGNSAIDTTHGPLLQLKASDNKADIMLNGSRPFCTTSGALMECSIIPVTSVHNGAPTGSGSAVVQFTMNYSA is encoded by the coding sequence ATGATGAATAAGTATATGAAGAAGTATAGCTGCCTGGCATTGCTGGTATGCGGTGGTATGGCCTTTCAGGCCGGTGCAAATCCGACGCGGGTTACATTTAATATGTCTGTTCCCACGCCGACCTGCACAATATCAGTTAAGAATAATGCGTCCAACACAATCGCTCTGGGAGAACTGGTGCGGGGTGAAATAAATAAAACTCACAATCCGTTTGTGATCGTTGCCGACTGCAATGGGATGGGGGGGACAGGAAGAAACAGTCTGACGGCCACCGCCCAAACCAACACACAGCAACAACTGATGAATAACAATGTCTGGGTTGCCGTGAAAATGGGAAACAGCGCGATTGACACAACACATGGTCCGCTTCTGCAACTGAAAGCATCAGACAATAAGGCGGATATCATGCTGAACGGTTCAAGACCGTTTTGCACCACATCAGGTGCATTAATGGAATGCTCCATCATACCCGTAACATCCGTGCATAACGGAGCCCCGACAGGCTCAGGCTCAGCTGTCGTGCAGTTTACGATGAATTACAGCGCATAA
- a CDS encoding fimbrial chaperone, with amino-acid sequence MNKMVKWGLTALLAFTLSGQALAAFTVSGTRFIYEEGKKNISFEVTNNASDTYGGQVWVDNVSEGNGAYMVPTPPFFKVSPKQKQIVRIMKADGGTLPSDRESLFWMNIQEIPPKPKDEKNVLSVAINTRVKLFYRPKVLAAGRKGAEKNIEVIRRDGATYLKNPTPYYFAVTGVKADGKAVTLSDNESRKLSILAPSGEAAVSKIPVGTKSISVQAINDWGGVEDYVLKG; translated from the coding sequence GTGAATAAGATGGTGAAGTGGGGGCTGACAGCTCTCCTCGCCTTCACCCTGAGCGGCCAGGCCCTGGCCGCCTTCACGGTGAGTGGGACCCGTTTTATCTATGAGGAGGGGAAAAAGAATATCTCCTTCGAGGTAACTAATAATGCCAGTGACACCTACGGTGGCCAGGTGTGGGTGGATAACGTCAGTGAAGGCAACGGGGCGTATATGGTGCCCACTCCACCGTTCTTTAAGGTGAGTCCGAAGCAGAAGCAGATTGTGCGTATCATGAAAGCGGACGGCGGCACCCTGCCGTCAGACCGTGAATCGCTGTTCTGGATGAATATCCAGGAAATCCCGCCGAAGCCGAAAGACGAGAAGAACGTACTGTCGGTGGCCATCAACACCCGGGTCAAGCTGTTCTACCGTCCGAAAGTGCTGGCGGCAGGCCGTAAAGGTGCAGAGAAGAATATAGAGGTGATTCGTCGCGACGGCGCGACGTACCTGAAGAACCCGACCCCGTATTACTTTGCTGTGACCGGCGTGAAGGCAGACGGAAAAGCCGTCACGCTGAGCGACAACGAAAGCCGGAAACTGTCCATCCTGGCACCGTCAGGTGAAGCCGCGGTCAGTAAAATTCCGGTCGGCACGAAGAGCATCAGTGTACAGGCCATCAATGACTGGGGTGGTGTGGAAGATTACGTCCTGAAGGGGTGA
- a CDS encoding fimbrial protein: MKKSIIASVVALGMVSGLAQAAVNEVQFQGNVTTVSCDLVPSVDGSMDPNGVGKIQLGDVAAGGTGKIVSFAFKPAKGTQNEQACDQVAGVAGKTLDLTWSGAKFGAKGLGALDGSAASDSNVEIKPVNSTNTAATFVKASGEKNTFNTSVLKSGTGEGLKYEAVLKAGTTPGEFAAAATFNVTYN; the protein is encoded by the coding sequence ATGAAAAAATCTATTATTGCATCTGTTGTAGCACTGGGCATGGTTTCTGGTCTGGCGCAGGCCGCTGTTAACGAAGTTCAGTTCCAGGGTAATGTCACGACCGTAAGCTGCGACCTTGTACCTTCTGTTGATGGCTCTATGGATCCAAACGGTGTGGGTAAGATTCAACTGGGTGATGTTGCAGCAGGTGGTACAGGTAAAATTGTGAGCTTTGCCTTTAAACCGGCTAAAGGCACACAAAACGAGCAAGCCTGTGACCAGGTTGCTGGTGTTGCGGGTAAGACTCTTGATCTGACCTGGTCAGGTGCCAAGTTTGGTGCCAAGGGTCTTGGTGCGCTCGATGGTTCTGCCGCGTCTGACTCTAACGTTGAAATCAAACCGGTTAACAGCACCAACACTGCTGCCACTTTTGTTAAAGCCAGCGGTGAGAAAAACACCTTTAATACTTCTGTGCTGAAGAGCGGTACCGGTGAAGGCCTGAAATACGAAGCTGTTCTGAAAGCGGGTACGACTCCGGGTGAGTTTGCAGCTGCGGCCACCTTTAACGTGACTTACAACTAA
- a CDS encoding putative zinc ribbon protein codes for MYAKSFLALDGNGRLTGARTAQIAPYDRYTCHLCGCALRYHPQYDTERPWFEHTDEGLTEHGHECPYVRPERREIQLIKRLQQWVPDALPVVRKASWHCRQCRHDYYGERYCTHCHTGRFSEEAAAG; via the coding sequence ATGTACGCAAAATCCTTTCTCGCACTTGATGGCAACGGACGTCTGACTGGTGCCCGTACCGCACAGATTGCGCCATACGATCGTTATACCTGCCATCTTTGTGGCTGTGCTCTCAGATACCATCCGCAATACGACACTGAACGTCCCTGGTTTGAACACACTGACGAAGGGCTGACAGAGCACGGTCATGAGTGCCCTTATGTCAGACCGGAGCGCAGAGAAATACAGTTGATTAAACGTCTGCAGCAATGGGTACCGGATGCTTTACCTGTAGTGCGTAAAGCCAGCTGGCACTGCAGACAATGTCGCCACGATTATTATGGGGAACGCTATTGTACACACTGTCATACAGGGCGTTTCAGTGAGGAGGCAGCAGCAGGATGA
- a CDS encoding fimbrial chaperone: MNGLMKLGAVSLLSLVMSSQAMAAFVLNGTRFIYEEGKKNTSFEVTNQSENTYGGQVWIDNTNQGNDTAYMLPVPPFFKVAAKGKQIVRIMRTDSALPSDRESLFWLNVQEIPPKPKGEVEGGVLAVAINTRVKLIYRPESLVAGRENAEKGMQIVRRNGETWLTNPTPYYFAVTAVKVNGKSVSLSEAVQDRLAQVAPKAEISLGSVALNGAVSVEAVNDWGGTADYPLK; this comes from the coding sequence CTGAACGGGCTGATGAAGCTGGGGGCAGTATCCCTGCTGTCCCTGGTAATGAGCAGCCAGGCCATGGCCGCCTTTGTACTGAACGGGACGCGTTTCATCTACGAGGAAGGAAAAAAGAACACCTCGTTTGAAGTGACCAACCAGTCAGAGAACACGTACGGTGGCCAGGTATGGATTGATAACACAAATCAGGGGAATGACACCGCCTATATGCTCCCGGTGCCGCCGTTCTTCAAGGTGGCGGCAAAGGGGAAACAGATTGTCCGTATCATGAGGACAGACAGCGCCCTGCCATCAGACCGTGAGTCGTTGTTCTGGCTGAATGTGCAGGAAATTCCACCAAAACCGAAAGGAGAGGTGGAAGGTGGTGTACTGGCGGTGGCCATCAACACGCGGGTGAAGCTGATTTACCGGCCCGAAAGCCTGGTAGCCGGACGTGAGAATGCCGAGAAAGGCATGCAGATTGTCCGGCGCAACGGTGAAACCTGGCTGACCAATCCGACGCCGTATTACTTTGCGGTCACGGCAGTGAAAGTGAACGGGAAGAGTGTCAGCCTGAGTGAGGCTGTACAGGACCGCCTGGCTCAGGTGGCGCCGAAGGCCGAGATTTCCCTGGGCAGTGTTGCCCTGAACGGGGCTGTCTCGGTAGAGGCGGTGAATGACTGGGGCGGGACAGCGGACTACCCCCTGAAATAA